The Sandaracinus amylolyticus genomic interval CACCGCACGCGGCCGCGATCGACATCGCGAGCCCGGTCAGCGAAGCGCGGCGCCACCCAGCCACGCGGCGATCGTAGGCGGTCTCCCACGCGCTTGCGAGCGCGTCGGCGTCGACGCGCACGAGCGAACCCCTTAAGCTCCTGCTCGCTGTGGTGCAGTTCGCGCGGCGATCGATCGGTGCGCTCACGCTCGTGCTCGTGGCGCTCGCCACGCCCGCGTGCGGCCGAGTGGGCTACCAGACGTCCTCCGATGCCGCGTCGCCCGCGATCGACGCGGCACCACCCGACGCGACGACGAGCGATGCGTCGTGGATCGGGATCGACGCCGGTCCCCCAGTGCCGGAGGCTTGTCGCTTCGGCACGCCCGAGTGGGTCGGCGCGGTCGCGACGAGCGGTCAGGAGCACGGCCCGACGATCACCGCGAATCGCCGCGTGCTCTGCTTCGCGTCGAACCGTCCCGGCGGCGTCGGGCGCAACGACGTCTACTGCATCGAGCGCGCGGCCGCGAGCGCCCCGTGGGGAACGGTCACCGCGTACCCCGTCGTCAACTCGAGCGCGGACGACGTCGACCCCGCGCTCACGCCCGACGGCTGGGAGATGATCTACGCGTCCGATCGCGCGGGCGGCGCCGGAGGGCTCGACCTCTATCACGCGGAGTTCGACTCGCGCGCGTACACGTTCCTGCCGCCGACGCGCATCGACGCGCTCAGCACGCCGGATCACGAGGGCGGCGCCGAGGTCGCGGCGGACGGCGTGACGATCTACTTCACGCGCCGGCCGATCGGCGGCGGGCCGACGCGCCTCTACGTCACGCGTCGCACCGGCACCGGGCTCACGTTCGACGAGCCCACCGAGATGGCCGAGCTCGCGAGCGAGCACCACGACACCGAGCCGACGATCTCCGCCGACGGCCGCACGCTGGTGTGGTGCTCCGATCGTCCGGTGCTCGGTCGCGCGTCGCTCTCGTACAACCTCTGGTGCGCGCAGCACGACGGCTCGGCATGGGGTCCTCCGATCTTCGTCGATGGCGCGGCGCTCGATGCGGGCGATCCCTGCTCGCCCGAATTCGCCTCCGACGGCTCGCTCTTCTTCACGAGCGGCGTGCTGCCCGGCGCGTCGGGGCTCGACGTCTTCCGCGCTCCGCCCGCGCGCTGAAGCCCGGCTCGTTGTGGCGCGGGCGCACGCGCTGCGCCCATACTCCGATCGTGCCCCGACAGCGCGCCAGCGAGCTCCGCGAGTACCACGAGAGCCCTCCCGCGCTCGTGCGCGACATGGAGCAGTGGCTCGACGTCGGCGACCGGCGCGAGGCCGCGCAGCGAGTCCGCGAGTGGGTCGTCGAGAGCTACGAGCTCGCGAGGACGACGCCCGCGCGCCGCAAGCCGAAGTCGCGCAAGCCGCCGCGCGCTGCCGCGAAGTCGCGCTGAGCGCTACCCCAGCGCCCGGTCGAGGTGAACCTCAACTCGGGCTTGGGTTCGCTGTTCCTTCCCGGAGGGCGCGTGCGGCGCGCCCTCCCTCGTCGGGCAAAGCCCGCCGAGCCTCCCTCCCGCCCGAAACCCGAGACCGCAGCGTCGAGGATCGACGCAAGCGGTCTTCGGGTCAGCCCAGGATCATCGTCTCGCTGAGCAGCTTCCCGAGGCGATACCGGCGCAGGTTCCAGCGCTCGAACAGCTCGCGCTCCTCGCCGTGCAGCAGCCACCGCGCGAAGAGCTCGCCCATCACGGGCGCCATCATGAAGCCGTGCCCCATGAACCCGCTCATCAGGTACATGCCGGGCATTTCGTCGACGTCCCCGACGAGCGGATTGCCGTCGGGCGTGATGTCGTAACAGCCGGCCCACTGCCGGAGGATCTTCACCTCTCCGAGCACCGGCATCGCGCGCGCCAGCGCGCGTGAGTAGAGCCCCAGGAAGCGCAGCGACGAGCGCTGATCGATTCCGTCGGGCACCTTCGCGTTCGAGATCCCACCGACGATCTCGCCGCGCATCGACTGCGAGAAATACAGCCCGTCCGCGAGATCGCCGACCAGCGGGCGCAAGAACGGCTTGAGCGGCTCGCTCGAGCAGATCTCGTGTCGGTGCGGATGGCTCGGCAGATCGACGCCCACCATCCGCGTGATCTCCGGCGACCACGCGCCCGCGCACACGAGCACGCGCTGCGTCGCGACGCGCCCGCGCGACGTGACGACGCCGCTCACGCGGCCGTTCGTCGTCTCGATCGCGCTCACGTCGGTGTGCGTGTGCAGGGCGACACCGAGCTTCTCGCAGGCGCGCGCGTAGCCCCACACGAACGGCCACGGGAAGACCACTCCGTCGTGCGGGTTCCAGCTCGCCGCGACGAAGCGCGAGACGTCGAGCTCGGGGACGATCTCCTTCATCTCCGCGCGATCGACGATGCGCGTCGGCAGGCCGTGATCGCGCTGCAGCCGCGCGCTCTCCTCGAGCTGCTTCGCGCGCTCGTCGCTCCGCGCGAGGAAGAGATACCCGCCGCGACGGAACCACACGTTGATGCGCATCTTCGTCGCGAAGTCCGAGCACAGCTCGATCGAGCGCTTCATCAAGCGCACGTTCGTCTCGCTCGACCACTGCGCGCGCACGCCCCCGCCGTTGCGCCCCGACGCGCCGCTGCAGAGGTAGCTCTTCTCGACGACGACGATGC includes:
- a CDS encoding PD40 domain-containing protein is translated as MQFARRSIGALTLVLVALATPACGRVGYQTSSDAASPAIDAAPPDATTSDASWIGIDAGPPVPEACRFGTPEWVGAVATSGQEHGPTITANRRVLCFASNRPGGVGRNDVYCIERAAASAPWGTVTAYPVVNSSADDVDPALTPDGWEMIYASDRAGGAGGLDLYHAEFDSRAYTFLPPTRIDALSTPDHEGGAEVAADGVTIYFTRRPIGGGPTRLYVTRRTGTGLTFDEPTEMAELASEHHDTEPTISADGRTLVWCSDRPVLGRASLSYNLWCAQHDGSAWGPPIFVDGAALDAGDPCSPEFASDGSLFFTSGVLPGASGLDVFRAPPAR
- a CDS encoding NAD(P)/FAD-dependent oxidoreductase; translation: MSAHFEPIAAPPKPLPDRADVVIVGGGIMGLAIAWNLARLGQERIVVVEKSYLCSGASGRNGGGVRAQWSSETNVRLMKRSIELCSDFATKMRINVWFRRGGYLFLARSDERAKQLEESARLQRDHGLPTRIVDRAEMKEIVPELDVSRFVAASWNPHDGVVFPWPFVWGYARACEKLGVALHTHTDVSAIETTNGRVSGVVTSRGRVATQRVLVCAGAWSPEITRMVGVDLPSHPHRHEICSSEPLKPFLRPLVGDLADGLYFSQSMRGEIVGGISNAKVPDGIDQRSSLRFLGLYSRALARAMPVLGEVKILRQWAGCYDITPDGNPLVGDVDEMPGMYLMSGFMGHGFMMAPVMGELFARWLLHGEERELFERWNLRRYRLGKLLSETMILG